The following nucleotide sequence is from Verrucomicrobiia bacterium.
ATCCAACGCTCCACACCCTTGCGGCCTCGCGGAACCCGGCCCTCCAGATCGCCGCTCGGCGGAGTTCGCACCTCTCCCCACAACTCCGGGATGCACCCGCGCGATGTCCCAGCGTTTGACACGGGTGGGGCGGGGCTTAGCCTCGGCGACATGGTTCGGTTCTTGCCCTGAAGCCGGTGCGGACGCCCGGGCGTCCGCGGGGTTCGGGGTCTCTCGCCATGCGCTATTGCGAATCCATTTATCGGCATCGTCGTCGTCGTTCCCGCGAAGTGGTCATCGGGGATCCCCACCGGGGCGGAGTGGTGATGGGGGGCGGGCATCCGGTCGTGGTGCAGTCGATGATCACCTGCGACACGATGGACACGGCGGCATGCGTGCGGGAGACAATCGATCTGGTGAAGGTCGGCTGCCAGATCGTGCGGATCACGGCCCCGACGGTGAAGGACGCCGCCAACCTCCAGGCCATCGTGGCGGAACTGCGGGCCCGGGACTGCCATGTGCCCATCGTGGCCGACATCCATTTCAAGCCCGAGGCGGCCATGGAGGCGGTGAAATGGGTGGAGAAGGTGCGCGTGAACCCCGGCAACTACGCCGACAAAAAGAAGTTCGCGGTCAAGGAGTACACGGACGAGCAATACGCGGACGAAGTCCGGCGGGTGGAGGAGGCGTTCGCGCCGCTGGTGCGGGAGTGCGTGCGGCTGGGGCGGGCAATGCGGATCGGAACCAACCACGGTTCCCTCAGCGACCGCATCATGAACCGCTGGGGCGACACCCCGGCGGGAATGGTCGAAAGTGCCCTCGAATTCGCCCGGGTGTGCCGGCGCCATGACTTCCACAACTTCACCTTCTCGATGAAGGCCTCGAATCCGAAGGTCATGATCGAGTGCTACCGGCTGCTCGTGGCGCGGTTGGAGGAACTGGGGCCGGATTGGAATTACCCGGTCCACCTCGGCGTGACCGAGGCCGGCGAGGGCGAGGACGGCCGGATCAAGTCCGCCATCGGCATCGGGTCGCTGCTGTGCGACGGCCTCGGCGACACAATTCGCGTCAGCCTGACCGAGGACAGTCCGAGGGAGATCCCAGTGTGCCGCGAACTGGTGGCGCAGGTGTCCGGATTGACCGCCTGGCCGGAAGGGGGTGGCGGACTGGACCTGCCCGCGCTGCTGCCCTGGGACCCCTTCACCTATGCCCGCCGGGCCAGTGTCGAATCCGCCCTGGGCGAGGCGCCCGGCGGCGGAGAGCAACCGGTCCGGGTGGTGGTGACGCGGGCGGTCCATGACCGCGTGGCCCCCAAGCTGACGCCGACCACCGATGTCCGGCCGGAGGCCGTGTACGAGGATCTGCCCGTGCTGGAGCTGGATCCGTCGCAGCCGTTGTCCGGCGACGCGGTTCCTTGCGACACGCAGTGGGTGACGGTGCGGGACGGCGTGGCCCTGCCACCGATTGCGGCGTTCCGGCTGCTGGCGGTCCGGCTGGCACAGCTCGGACGGCGCAATCCGATTCTGCTGAAGGACACCCTGGCGTTCGGCGCGGTGCCGTGGACGCCCGATGTGGCGATGCTGCGAGCCTCGGTGGTGCTGGGGTCCCTGCTGGCGGACGGCATCGGGGACGCCGTCCTGGTGCGCGGTGAGTCGGGGGCCGGCTCCTCGTTGCGGCTGGCCTACAACATCCTCCAGGCGGCCGGCGGCCGCAGTTTCAAGACCGATTACGTGGCCTGTCCAAGCTGCGGACGGACGCTCTTCAATCTCCAGACCGTGACCGCGCGCATCAAGGCCCGGACCGAGCACCTCAAGGGTGTCAAGATCGCCATCATGGGATGCATCGTGAACGGCCCCGGCGAAATGGCCGACGCGGATTTCGGGTACGTCGGCGGGGCGCCCGGGAAGATCAACCTGTACGTCGGCAAGACCGCGGTGAAGTTCAACATCCCCGAGGCCGACGCCGTGGAGAAGTTGGTGGACCTGATCCGGGAACACGGGAAGTGGCTCGAGCCGGTGGCGTGAGCGGAACGGGCGCATCTCCCTGGTGTCGGCGATGCGATCGGTCGAGGGATGCGGCGAGGGGACCGTCGGGGTCGGGGTCGGAATCGGGATCGAACCGGAACGATCTCTGGGGATGCGCGAAGCTCCATTTCTGCTTTCGATACCGATTCCGATACCGACCCCGACCCCGATTCCGTTGCGCCTTCCGACACCTCGCAGATGCGCCCGGGCCGGGCCAGCCCACCCGTGTCCTGTTGGCAGTCCATGGAGGTTCGGGCAGCCTCAGGCCGATGAGCCTCTCAGCCTTTCCGCTTCGTGCGGTGGGTCGCTTCCGCCCATCCATCCGGGTTCAAGTGGGCTGGCTGCTGTTGGCGGGTGCCTGTGTCGTTGGCGCCACACCGCCCGTCATTCCGGCATCCGTCACGCAAGCCGTCCGGCAGCGGGTTGATTTTGGATACAGCGCTGGCATTGCGGTCGGCCTGATCCACCGCGATGGACGCGCCTTCCACGGATACGGCAGGCGCGATCGCGATCGTCCGGGTGCCCCCGACGAGCATACGCTGTTCGAGATCGGTTCCGTGACCAAGGTGCTGACCAGCCTGCTGCTGGCGGAGGCGGTGCACCGCGGGGAACTCGACGGGAATGACACCGTCGCCAGCCTGTTGCCGGACCGGATCCTGCCCCGGGGCCGTGATCGCGAAATGACCCTCCTGCAACTGGCAACGCATCGGTCGGGGTTGCCGGTGAACCCGGACAACCTTTGCGTGGAGGACGTGACCCGGCCTTTCGAGTGCTACACCGAAGAGCGGTGGAGGGATTTTCTGGAACGGCACGTGCCGCCGAGGGAACCGGGGTCGGCCTGGGAGTATTCCAACACCGGATTCGGTCTGCTTGGTTACGCGCTGGCCGCGCGTGCGGGTGTCAGCTACGAGGCGTTGCTGCGCGAGCGCGTGCTGGGCCCGCTGGGCATGACATCCACCATCATCGACCCCGACGACGATCAGGCGGAGCGCCTGGCGAAAGGCCATTCATCCGTGCTCAAGAGGCCGCCTTTCCGCCTGCCGGTGCTCGAGGGTGCGGGAGCCCTGCGATCCACCGTGTCGGATCTGCTGACCTTCCTCTCATTCCAGCTTGGACTCGAGGATACCCCGCTCCGACCGGCGATGCGGGACATCGAGACCTTCCGCACCGCCACCACCTACCCGGGCATGGGGATGGGAATGGGTTGGTTTCTGTGGGATCTGCCGGGCGGGCGCGTGCTTCAGCATGGTGGCGAGACACCTGGCTTCACGGCCTTCGTGGGCTGTCATCCGGCGCGCGGCATCGGCGCCGTCGTGTTGTCGAATTCGCGCGTCAATGCCTACACGGCCGTCACCGACATCGGCCTGCGGTTGCTGGACAGTTCCTACCCGTTGACCCCGATCCGGCGTCCCGCCGACGTTCCCCAAGAGACCCTCGCCTCCTACATGGGCGTCTATCAGGGTCCAGGAGGCGACTCGTTCGAAATCGGCCGGGTTCTAAACCGCCTGGTGGGATACCATGTGCGGTCGGACTTCGAATTCGTCCTCGTCCCCGAATCGGCCCGGCGCCTGCTCGTTCTCGAAATCGAAGTCGGTCCCAACGTCGCCGCCCAGTTTCAGGTGGCCGCGAACGGACGGGTCACCGGCATGGACTGGACCCAGGGCGGCCAGACTGCCTCCTACACGCGCACGGGCGATCCGGCCCGTCTGACGTTGAGCCCCTCGGGGCACGAGATCGGGATCGGGATCGTAGGTGGCGGAGACGTTCCGTACGAGATCCAGGCCTCGTCGGACCAGACCCGTTGGGAGAAGATCGGGTCCGTGACGGCGAACTCCGAACCTCTGCATGAGGTCATCCGCCGCGCCGAACCGCGTTTCTACCGTGCTGTCCGCCGGCGTAACGCCGGACTGGAGTTTGGCCATTTCCAGGTTCCTGAGCCCCTAAGGGGCGAAAGGCGATAGCCCGGAGGCGGGCCCGCCGGGGCACTTGCGTGCTTTGACCGGCTGGCGGGACAACGGCGGTCGGGGTCTCGGTTTCGCAATGAGTTCCCCGGAGGTGGCACGACGTCCGTGGGAAATCCTTCTGCGCACCGACGGTCTGCGCGGGGACATTCCCCCGGGGAGCACAGACTGGAGGTGGGATTATCTGCCGCCCGATGTCCGGGGTCTCCGTGCCGAGCTTGAATTCCAACCCTGACTTCCATGGCCTGGCGCATCCCCGAGGCGGACATCGAGCGGGTCAAACTGTGGGGCAGTTGCCACCTGCTTCGCCACACCTGCGCCCGCACATGCTCGAGGGCGGGCCCGACATCCCCAGCATCCAGCAACAGAGATTCTGCGGCGTTTGGAAGAGCTTCAAAGCGGCCAGGTTCAAGCCATCCCGGGAGACGGGGTGTCCGCCAGAATCCGCCAAATCGTGGGTCGGTCAATCCCCACTCCTTCCACCCGGCCGCCGATGCCGAGTACACGCATGCGGCTGAGTATCACGACCTCCAACAGCTCGAGGTGTATGCAGACGCAAAAAGGGTCCATCAGAGATCAGGCCTTGCAGTCCAAGCGATCTTCAAAATCATCCGGGGTCAGCCAGTGAGCAGAATTCTTGTCCTCGATTCGCTTGGCCACCGCTGATGCGTATCGACTGTCCTCCCGATGTCGTATATGGAACATGAACGCCATCAACTCGTTCTGCGCCTCAATTGGAAGAGCGGCGATCTGGTCTTTCAGCTCCTGAACGCTCATGACGGCTTTATGGGGCAGGTTTCTTGGCGTGGGCAAGCACCCGCGTCCAGTGTCATGCCGGTGGCATCGTCCATCTGGGCGCCTTGGCGCCGGCACCGGCACCACCGTCCACGGTTCCGCTCTGTCCGTGCTGCGGTCGGCCCATGCAATTCCTGCGACGGATCCCCTCTCCGTATCGCCAGCGCAGGCCTCCGTAGCCAATCACTCCCGTGTCATCATCTCCCAACCTGTCCTGTGCGCCGCCATCGCCATCTTTCCGCGAATGGGTCACGGGTGTCCTGTGCCCCGCACACACCCACGCCGTGACGAATGGGGCAAAATCCAGGCTCCGGACGACGTCAGGCTCCCCGAGGGTCACCCCCGAACGCTGGGAAGGGCCTCAAGACCGAGACACGATGTACCACTTGCGGCTTTCGAGGTGGGGTGTTGTGCCAACCTGACGGTACTTCAAAGGTTTGGCTGAAAACATAAGCGCCATAGCCGGTCTGGCCGACTGATCCAATTCCGCCTTCCTCACCCGGGCTCGTTCAACCAAGGGTGTAGTTGCTGGCTCCGCTTCGCTCCGCAGCAATACACCCTTTATTGTTAGTCGGAACCGCCGGAATCACCCGACGGCCCAGCGTCGTAGGTTCCATGATCAGTGTGGTCATGATTGCATTAATTTCTTCTTTGTGGTGCTCTGCGACGTAAGTCACACGTTTGAGATTCGGAGCTGGCATGGTCGTTCCTTGTGAATGGAAGGGGTTGGGCAGAACGCCTGCGTGAGCGACAGAAGGCAGCGGGAAACGGGCTCAAGAATGGAAGCGAATGTGGAGGCTGCCTCCTGTTCGCTCGACGCAATGGTCGATGCCTACTGGAAGAGGCGTGCCTTGATCCACGAAGGATCTCGTCTCATGTCGAGAATTGCCCAGATCATCACTGCCTCCTGCTCAACTGTGTAAAAGATCCCGAACGGGAAGACACGACTCAGTAGCCGATGATAATCCTGATAGACAACCCGATGGATCCCAGCGTAGAGCTCGGAGCGACTCAATGTCAGCGCGGAGGCATGAAGTAAAGTAATCGCCAAGTCCTTGATCTTGGGCTTCGTAAAATCGATATCCGTCGGAAAGGTCGTCCAACGCCTCGTCGGAGATCCGGATCAGCCTCATGTGCGTCCCAGGCTGCCTTTGACGGCGTCCCAGTCATGCATCTGGGAACCTCCACTGCGATATCGAGCGCGTCGAGCATCCAATAAGTCTCTGATTTCCTGAGAGATAGGAGACGAATCGGAACGTGCGCGGAGATCCTCCCAGAGCGTTTCCATGATCTGGAACTTCTCTGCCATCGGAAGCGCCTTGAGCTCTTCAACCGTCATAAGGGAAGCATAGCCAAGAGGTACGGCCCGGGCGACCGAAATTCCATCGAACGATTCCGCTCACCGATCCCGCGAAGCGGGATTTGGTGCAGCGCCTGTTCGACGCGTTCGTATGACATGTGCAATCTCTCTGCCAATGCCCTGACTTTCTCCTCTGGAAACTCGCCAGTGAGGTGACTGTTCAGATCCCCAAAGGGGGGGCGCGGGTGCGGTGCAAGTGATGGCTCCGGCGAGGACGGGTAGGCGGGGAGGGTCGCTGTTGTTGCGGCTTTCCGCAGTAGAGGGTCCTGGGAAGTCGGGAAATCGGAGCAGGAGGGCCTCGGTCGCGGGCTTGTCCGCGCCGCTGCGAGGTTGCCCGCTCAGGGGCCGGCGGCCGGAACCTCGGGCATGAAGGGTTGTCCGAGCGCCAGGCGCCGGCAGGCGTCCCAGAGATTGTGTCCCTGCTTGCGGCAGGTGGAGAGGTAGCTGCGAATGCGCGCGAAGAGGTTTGCCCCGCGCAAGGTCCGGAAGCAGCCGCTGATTTTCTGCTTCACCTTGATCATGCGAATGTCCTGCTCGCCATGGTTGTTGGTGAAGGGGACCTTGGGATCGATCAGGTAGGCCGGCACCGATGGCATCCGCCACAAGTCAGATCCCGGTTCCCCCTCGACCGCCGGTTGGCCGGGGCCCTATGATCGCACCGGTCGGTGACAGACCTCAATCACGGCCGCGATGACCACGACGCACCACGAGTGAACCGGGGAACCCATGGCGACCTGACTGGGCCCTGAAGGTTTTTCCGAACGCTTCGCGGTTTTCTCCTTAGCGACAGATAGGACCCAGTGTGCGGCGCGTGCGTCCCGGAAATGGTCCGCATCGCAGCCGTGGCTCTGCTTCGACCAGGGGTCGAAGGCTCGTGGCGGGTGTGGCCAATGAACCGACTGCCACGAGTCCGATCCAGGAACCGCTGACCCGCGGGAACCGCCGGGCACCCTGTCCGGCACCGCGGCAGGCCGGGCGTCTGCCGCAACCCGCCGGCGGTTCATGGAGGGCCACCGCTGACGGTGCCGGGTTGGCCGGGGTTCCGACCGGTGCCGCACCCCCTGGGAGAGAGCTACCCACGAAGCGTCAACCCTCGAAAACCATGAAGACTCGACGGATCTCCCGCGGTGGTGAAGGCGGACACTGTTGCCCCGGCTTCAGTTTCCCCCTGTTGACTTCGGCCCTGGCCGCAGGGTGGATCCTGCTGTTCTGGCTCGGCGGTGCCCGCCTCGCGAGCGCCGCCGAACACCTCTTCGTCCGGGTCGATTCTCCCGGCCTTCTCTCCGAACGTGGCAATGTCTGGCCCCTGGCCTGGGGGGACTACGACGGGGACGGCTACCTGGACCTGTACGTGCCGCTCAGCGGTCCGGACTGGACTCCGGCGGTGAACCGGCTCTACCGGAACAACGGCGACGGGACCTTCACCCTGAGGACCGCGGAGGATGCCGGTCCCATCGTGAGCGACCG
It contains:
- the ispG gene encoding (E)-4-hydroxy-3-methylbut-2-enyl-diphosphate synthase; its protein translation is MRYCESIYRHRRRRSREVVIGDPHRGGVVMGGGHPVVVQSMITCDTMDTAACVRETIDLVKVGCQIVRITAPTVKDAANLQAIVAELRARDCHVPIVADIHFKPEAAMEAVKWVEKVRVNPGNYADKKKFAVKEYTDEQYADEVRRVEEAFAPLVRECVRLGRAMRIGTNHGSLSDRIMNRWGDTPAGMVESALEFARVCRRHDFHNFTFSMKASNPKVMIECYRLLVARLEELGPDWNYPVHLGVTEAGEGEDGRIKSAIGIGSLLCDGLGDTIRVSLTEDSPREIPVCRELVAQVSGLTAWPEGGGGLDLPALLPWDPFTYARRASVESALGEAPGGGEQPVRVVVTRAVHDRVAPKLTPTTDVRPEAVYEDLPVLELDPSQPLSGDAVPCDTQWVTVRDGVALPPIAAFRLLAVRLAQLGRRNPILLKDTLAFGAVPWTPDVAMLRASVVLGSLLADGIGDAVLVRGESGAGSSLRLAYNILQAAGGRSFKTDYVACPSCGRTLFNLQTVTARIKARTEHLKGVKIAIMGCIVNGPGEMADADFGYVGGAPGKINLYVGKTAVKFNIPEADAVEKLVDLIREHGKWLEPVA
- a CDS encoding beta-lactamase family protein, whose amino-acid sequence is MSLSAFPLRAVGRFRPSIRVQVGWLLLAGACVVGATPPVIPASVTQAVRQRVDFGYSAGIAVGLIHRDGRAFHGYGRRDRDRPGAPDEHTLFEIGSVTKVLTSLLLAEAVHRGELDGNDTVASLLPDRILPRGRDREMTLLQLATHRSGLPVNPDNLCVEDVTRPFECYTEERWRDFLERHVPPREPGSAWEYSNTGFGLLGYALAARAGVSYEALLRERVLGPLGMTSTIIDPDDDQAERLAKGHSSVLKRPPFRLPVLEGAGALRSTVSDLLTFLSFQLGLEDTPLRPAMRDIETFRTATTYPGMGMGMGWFLWDLPGGRVLQHGGETPGFTAFVGCHPARGIGAVVLSNSRVNAYTAVTDIGLRLLDSSYPLTPIRRPADVPQETLASYMGVYQGPGGDSFEIGRVLNRLVGYHVRSDFEFVLVPESARRLLVLEIEVGPNVAAQFQVAANGRVTGMDWTQGGQTASYTRTGDPARLTLSPSGHEIGIGIVGGGDVPYEIQASSDQTRWEKIGSVTANSEPLHEVIRRAEPRFYRAVRRRNAGLEFGHFQVPEPLRGERR
- a CDS encoding addiction module protein; protein product: MTVEELKALPMAEKFQIMETLWEDLRARSDSSPISQEIRDLLDARRARYRSGGSQMHDWDAVKGSLGRT
- a CDS encoding transposase, giving the protein MPAYLIDPKVPFTNNHGEQDIRMIKVKQKISGCFRTLRGANLFARIRSYLSTCRKQGHNLWDACRRLALGQPFMPEVPAAGP